The Nostoc sp. NIES-3756 DNA window TAATAGCTTTAAACCCTGATTTTTTTAAAAGAATCATAATATTAGGCTGGTGTTCTACTGAACTTTACCTTGTCTTCGATTTTACGAGTAAATAGATGTGGTTGTCACATGAAATCTTAAAAATCTAAACTCCTTATACTTATAGCTAGGAAGCTCTAGATTTACCGCATTACAATCATACTTAACAAAAAATAAACAACATCAGGGTCAACACTTAACGCCTTGATTTTTCTTTAAATTATGCCATCTAGAACCCTGTCCGCCTACTGCCTTGCTATTATTGAATGTTTTAACGCCTTTGTTAACCTATAAGACTCGTTGCTGCTTCCAGGGATCTTCCTGGTAAATCATAGCCAGTACTCTTTCTACCTACAAGCACAACTTCATAAGTATCATTACTCATTCATTACAGTGATTTCCAAGTATTTTATCAGCGATCGCTATCCTAACCACCCCCAAAAAACATTACCCCTCTCCGCCGCCGGAAAGGGGTTAAAGATGAGATACTCAGCACTCAGCCTAGTAAGCGTCCTGCAACTCGTAGAAATCAGGTGAGATGTAATCCTTCCGCAAAGGCCAACCTACCCAATCCTCTGGCATTAAGATACGCTTCAAGTTGGGGTGTCCTTCGTAGATGATGCCGAGCATATCGTAAGATTCGCGTTCTTGCCAGTCGGCAGTTTTCCAAATCCAGTAGACTGAAGGCACTACAGGATTCTCCCGTAGTAAGAACACCTTCACCCGAACTTCTTGTGGTTTATCAGCATTATCACCCACTTTAATCAAGTGATAGACGCTCACCAAATCCTGTCCGGGGCCGAGGTCGATACCGCCTTGAAACTGGAGATAGTTAAACCCGTAAGCATACAAAGCTGTAGCGATAGGAAGCAAAAAATCTGCTTCTACTTTAATGATCTCTACGCCGTTTTTGTCAGCTTCCAAAGACTCATGGGCAAAACCATTTTCTGACAGCCACTGAGAAACCTGCCCAGATGGCACTATAGCCTTTTCTGCTGCTGGTACTGGTTTTAATTCTTCATCAGCCACGTTTCTGTTCCTCCTTCTGAGTTTGTGATGTCAGCAGTGCTGGGGGAACAGGAAGACCGATCGCTTCTGCCAATTCTTTTGGTGGGTTGAAGCGAGTATCCGACTGCATATACTTGCCAGTTAATATTTCTGGTACTGGCTTCAAGTTATGAGTCGTGCTGTAGAAACGGTGCGTTTGTTTGATTTGACTCCGTTCCTGCATTGAATCGTTAGCAATCTTCTTCCGCAACTTAATAATTGCGTCAATAATTGCTTCGGGACGGGGAGGACAACCGGGTAAGTAGACATCCACAGGAATTAACTTGTCAACACCACGCACGGCTGTAGGTGAATCAACACTGAACATCCCGCCTGTAATTGTGCAAGCGCCCATAGCGATTACATACTTAGGTTCGGGCATTTGTTCATAAAGACGCACCAATTGAGGAGCCATCTTCATGGTGATAGTGCCGGCTGTGATAATCAAATCGGCTTGACGAGGACTAGAACGGGGAATGAGTCCGAAGCGGTCAAAGTCGAAACGAGAACCAATTAATGCTGCAAACTCAATAAAGCAGCAAGCTGTACCAAATAACAAAGGCCACAGACTCGAAAGTCTAGCCCAGTTGTAGAGGTCATCAACCGTGGTTAAAATGACGTTTTCCGAAAGGTCTTGAGTGACTGTAGGACGCTCAACTGGGTTGATGATTCGCTCTTTGTCCTGAGTAGTTAAATCTTGATTCAAGACCATTCCAAAGCTCCTTTACGCCAGGCGTAAACTAGGGCGACTACAAGAATTGCAATAAAAATCAGCGCTTCAATGAATGCCAATAGCCCCAGACGGTGGAAAGCAACTGCCCAAGGATATAAGAACACAGTTTCCACGTCAAAGACGACGAAGACTAAGGCAAACATATAGTAACGGATATTGAACTGAATCCAGGCTCCCCCGATGGGTTCCATACCAGATTCATAGGTGGTGCGGCGTTCCAGGCTATTACCCTTTGGTCGTAGGAGCTTGGACGCAGAAAGCGCTAAGGCAGGAACTAGGCTACAGATAATAAAGAAGCCTAGTAGGTACTCGTAACCGCTAAGGACAAACACAATGAATATCTACCGCTTATAGTGTAAATTAGGCTGTTACTTTCTTTTACATTATATCTTCTTCGGTTTGCCGAAATCTGGTCAACAGACGCATTTGAAGTATTTGAATCATTTTTATAAGTGATAGAAAAGTCTAACAGTTATGTCATAATTTTTAACGTATATTTAATAATTCTTTTCTGCGAGACTTTAACCATGAGCGAACAAGCTGTTGAAAACACAGTGTTAGACCGCTTTGAGTGTCGCGCCTGCGGTTATGTTTACGAACCAGAGAAGGGTGACGATAAGCATGACATTGATCCAGGGACACCCTTTGCCGAATTGCCAGTAAATTGGCGCTGTCCAGTTTGCACGGCGAAAAAGGTGGCTTTTACCAACATCGGCCCTGCTGGTACAGCTTCAGGGTTCAAAGAAAATCTCGGTTATGGTCTAGGTGTCAACAAACTCACCCCAGCGCAAAAAAATATTCTCATTTTTGGCGCTTTAGCTTTGGGTTTCTTGTTCTTTATTAGTCTTTATGGTTTGCAGTAGGAGGCAGGAGAGGCAAGGGAGCAGGGAGCAAGGGAGAGGGACTTCCCCTTTTCCCCCTGCACCCCGCCCCCCTGCTTCTTTCTCCCCCCCACTCCCCTATTCCGCTTAAGGTAAACCTTCTAGAGAAACCTTACACAAATTTAGAAACAATTAAAAATCGATGGTTATTGTGAAAAGTTGGCAAAAAATATTTGCTTTGTTGATGGTCGTGTTCTTGTGTATTGGCTGTAGTAAGGTTCCTTCTACCAGCTACAATCCTTGGGCGGTTGTTTCTGTGCCAACAGAAGCCAAATTATTTGATATTGGGTTTACGGAAAATCCTCAGCATGGTTTTTTGGTTGGAAGTAATTCTACTCTCTTAGAAACTAATGATGGCGGAAATACTTGGAAACCCCTGAACTTGGCTTTGGATGATGATAGATACCGTTTTGACTCGGTAAGTTTCTCTGGCAAAGAAGGCTGGATTGCTGGAGAACCTTCTCTACTACTACACACCACCGATGAGGGTCGTTCTTGGTCACGCATTGCTCTGAGTGAGAAACTTCCTGGTAATCCCATTGCTGTCCAAGCATTGGCAGCAAACACGGCGGAAATGGCGACAGATGTAGGCGCTATCTATAAAACTACTGATGGTGGCAAAAACTGGAAAGCTCAGGTAGAGGCAGCTGTAGGAGTGGTGCGGAACTTGGAACGTGCTGCTGATGGTAAGTATGTTGCTGTTTCCGCCAAGGGCAGTTTCTACTCCACTTGGGAACCAGGACAAAATGCTTGGGTTCCCCATAACCGCAACAGTTCCCGCCGTGTGGAAAATATGGGCTTTTCTCAGGATGGACAGTTGTGGTTACTGGCTAGGGGTGGTCAGGTACAGTTTAGCGACCCAGAAAAACCAGAAGAATGGCTAGATGCCCAAAACCCGGAACTTTCTACGAGTTGGGGTTTGTTGGATATGGCTTATCGCACACCCAATGAATTATGGGTTAGTGGCGGTAGTGCTAATTTATTGGTAAGTACCGATGGCGGCAAAACTTGGGAAAAAGACCGAGATATTGAGGATGTAGCGGCTAATTTGTACAAGATTGTCTTTTTCAAGCCAGATCAAGGATTTATTATCGGCGATCGCGGTGTTTTACTAAAATACCAACCCGAAGTGGCTAAAGCTGCTAAAACCGAGCCAGCCGCATAGGTATTTCTCCTACTTTTATGAGAAGTAAAGTTGCAACTTGTAACTCTTTCTAAACTTTGTAGGATAATAAACTCAATAACAATCTTTGTGAAGGTAGGGATCTCATGTCAGGGACTACTGGAGAACGTCCGTTTTCCGATATCATCACCAGTGTTCGTTACTGGGTAATTCACAGCATAACCATTCCAGCGCTATTTATTGCTGGTTGGTTATTCGTTAGCACCGGGCTAGCTTATGATGTGTTTGGTACTCCACGTCCTGATGAGTATTACACTCAAACACGGCAAGAACTGCCCATTGTGAACAATCGCTTTGAAGCGAAACAACAAGTTGAAAAACTTATCCAAAAGTAGTTTGAAATCATGACTAGCGGCAATAACATCAATCAACCAGTTACCTATCCTATTTTTACAGTCAGATGGCTGGCAGTTCATACTCTAGCTGTACCTACTGTATTCTTCTTGGGCGCGATCGCCTCAATGCAGTTTATTCAACGCTAGTTCCACACTAGGAGTGAATCATGGAAAGAACGCCCAATCCGAATAACCAACCGGTTGAACTTAACCGGACTTCACTTTATCTAGGACTATTACTAGTTTTCGTTCTAGGTATTCTATTCTCCAGTTACTTCTTTAACTAACTGGAACTCTGTTTTGAATCTTTGTTTATTCAACCTGTGTTGATTTGTTGTTAAGGGAGGAGAAAGCTGTGTCTGCTGGAAGCGGTGGGAGAATACCTCTGTGGGTCGTCGCTACGATCGCAGGTTTAGGTGTAATTACAGTTGTAGGCATTTTCTTTTACGGAGCCTACGCTGGACTTGGTTCTTCATTATAAATAGTCTGAATTTTCTAGCCCTTGTTTAGAAAACAGCATTAAAAAACCGCCTATCTTATTAGAGATAGGCGGTATTCTAATTTGTAACTTTCAAATCGCTTGTCTGAAGATTTGATAATAGGTAATAAGTAAAAAATTTAGCATTAAATTACATATTACCCCTTATCTTTGGTTAGACTACACAAGGTCTTCGCGCTCAATGTATAAGAACAAATATGCGAAGGTTACAGCAGGCAAAATTAGCCCAACTGTGGGAACCAATATAGAGGGTAGGAAGGTGCTGTAAGCGAACAAATGAGGAAAAAGTGTTGAGACCATAGTAAATTTTCCTTTTAAATCACACTACAATTCAAGACGAGCTTACTGCAAATCCAGTCAATTTTTTTAAATTCTCAAGATTTTTAACACTGCTTAGTTAACGGTTGACTGTTGACAGTTAACAGGATATCGCTAATTTACAAACCAAGGATGTCATTGAGGCTAACATTGGGTAAATCAGGGGGGATTACAGGTTTGATGATGCTGACTTTGTGGCTTTCCTGTTGTGTAACGGTGTTGAGTGCGATCGCTTCTATGCGAATCTCTAAGCAGCCGAACGGAATGTTAAGTTGAGTCATCACTTCCACATTACCTGACGAATTCGGTAGTAACTCTGTCAGTAAGTGGGGGCCATCTAGTAACCAACGAGTTTGGCAATCTTCCATCCACAATTTGACTGCAACTTGGGAAGATACTGGTGGTAACTCTACTCTTACCCTGGTGAATTTACCCGCAACTAGTTCTCCATCAGGTACATACAGTTGAGGCGTTGGTAAAGGTTCGAGATTTTCTGGAGAAACATCGGTTGCTTGGTCTTTAGGCGAATTACTATTGTTTGTGTCGGAGTCCGCCTCATCATCGCTATCATCTAAAACAATTTCTTGTGCTATCCGAGTTAATGGTGTGGGAATAGGTTCGGTGGTTGGTAATTCAGGTTCTAACACCGTTGATTCTGAAGAAACTTCCTCCGTTTCTCCAAATAGCTGATTTTCTGTGCCTTCTGGCGGGACTAATTCTAGTTCCAGTGGTTCTATTTCCACATCAGGGGATGGGGGTAAGCTATCCTCTATGTCTGGAGTTTCAGCAGTTGGAGAAATAGTAGGTGATGCTTCGGGTGTTAGCTGCTCCTGGGGAACCTCATTAGTATCCATGAACATCTCAGGTAAGGTGTACCCTTGGCTTTCCATCCACTTGCGAATTAGAGGCGAGTAATAGGGACGTGGTGGAGCAATAGATATTCTTTGAGTTACATTCTCATCTAATTCTGTTAGCGAAGCGGCTGCGGGTTCTGTTGTTGGTATATCATCAACGATTTCTTCCGTTTCTATGGCTGCAACTGCTTCTTGTGTTGGTTCAGTCTCCTGTTCTATCACTGGTTCATCTTGAAGCGTATCACTAAGTGCTTCCTCTAAATGCGTTTCCGGTTCAGTATTTACAACATCAACCTGTGGTAATTCTTCCGCCACTGAGTCAAATAATTCTTCTGTAACTTCGATTGTTGTGACTTCGTTAAAACTAGGTTCGGTTGGCAAACGTTTTAAGAAAGGTAGACTGCTACCGGAACGCGACTTTTTAGACTTAATTACCAACTTATCTAAGTCGATGGGAGCAGGGGTTAAAGGAACGTTTGTCTCCTCTGGTTCTAACAAAGGAATATCTAAGCTTGGTTCCGCAACTGAATCATTTGTTGCGGGTGCTTCTATAGGCGTTTCCGGTAATTTGGGTAATTGTGGTACACGTAAATCGATTTGTTTTTTCAGTGATTGTAAATCAAGTGCCTCTGGTAGAGGTATGTTTATCAATGGATAAGTTGGCGCTGCTGAAATTGATGGTGGAGTTTTAACTAGATTGAATAGTTCTAAGTCAATGCTTGGGGTAGGTTCAGCCGTCGATGCAGTTGATACGATGTCATTTTGTGCTTCTACTAAGCTGGCTTGAACCGCGTTTTTCACCGCTAACAAATCAGCGACATCTGCTGTAATTGTGAAGGACTGACCAGCTAATAGCCTTACTTCACCATGATTAGTTACTGCTCCATACAGATTAATATCTGCCAAAATTAGCTTAGATTCACAGTCAGCAGGAATATCAATCGTGGAACGAATCGTTAAAGGTAGAGATTTGTCACCTAAAGATTGACGTATTTGAGTTAATACTTCTGAACTTAAAGGCGATCGCAATTCTATTCGCAGTTCCAAACCGTAGAGATTTTCAATATTGAAAGCTTCACCATCTTTATGTAACTCTACACTTCCATGAATATTGAGTAAATGACCCCAGCGAGTAATATATGTTTCTCGATCCAGCGTCAGCAATAAGGGAAGTGGTTGTTCCTCATTTGATGAATCTTCAACTTTTGTGTCTTCTAACAAAGATTCAGAAGAAGGTAAAGCCAAATCAATAAGATTTTGTAGAATTTGCTCCGCCGTTTCCCCTTTCACCCATACTGGATTTACAGGCTCATCAATTGCAACGCCATCTTGGTCTATAAAGTAACTATCTTGAGATATGACCAGTTCTACCTCATAACCTGATGCCGTATCTTCCTCAGATATAGAATCTGAGTCTGTTGGTAAAGATATAGAATCTGAGTCTGTTGGTAAATTATTTTCTACTTCTAATACTGGCTCAATTTCTTCTCCTGAGGAGGATTTTACTTGCAGTTGGACACCGTATTGCCAGGATTTACCCAGGATATCTGATATCAAATCGCCAGAGCAGCGTAATTCCCAAACACCCGGTTTGAGGTGCGTAAAAGGAATTACCGCCATTAAACCTTCGGGGTTAGTGCGCCGCAATCGCTTTTGAATCCGTCGTTTCGGCGGGACTTCCTGAGTGGAAAAATAAGTTACACGCACTTCCACATCTTGGTTAGGAAGGCTAGAACGTGCTAAAACTCGATATCGTCCCTCTACGATTTCCGTATTTGGCGATTCCAAGGCGTGCCAAGAGCGATCGCCTTGCTTCTGAATCAGAAATTGCCAGTGTTCCATTATCAATGATGCCCCAGACTGTAAAGCAGCTGAGTAAGATTTTGCATTATTTTTCTAGCAAGTTTACCTCAGCAATATGTAATTGCATCACTGTAATATAATGTTTTGATTCAGACAATATGAAGAAGTCAATCTGAGTAATAATTTTCTTAAATTAAGTTAAGGGACTAGAAGCTAGAGACTATGCGTTAGAGGTTAGGAGAGGGATTTTCTGATAAATAGCTGTTTAGTAGATGTATATTTCTAACAATAAACTAACAACTTTTTTATAGTTTTATTATACCCTTACACTCTTACACCCTGCTAAAGAACTTTTCCACGCAGCGCACGAATATTTCCACACCCATAGGTAAAGCGGTTTCATCAAAATCAAACCGGGGGTGATGGTGGGGATAGGCTAAATCTTTTTCTGGGTTAGCAGAACCAAGGAAGAAATAACAGCCAGGAACCTCTTGCAAGAAGAAGGACATATCCTCGCCACCCATTGTTTGACATTCAGGAACAATACCAATGGGAGTTTCGATCACTGCTTCAGCTTGCGATCGCACCAACTCGGCGATTGTCGCATCGTTAATCACTGGCGGATACAGTTCTGTATATTTAAAGTCATACTTAGCACCATGACTTTGGCAGATACCCGCAATAATTTGTTCTACCCGTTGTTTAAAAAAGCCTTGGAATGCAGGGTTAAAATACCTGACTGTTCCTTTCATAGTAGCAGTATCAGCAATAACATTATGGGTAGTGCCAGCATGGAGTGCGCCTACTGTTACCACTGCTGAATCGATGGGGTTGACATTCCGCGCGACGA harbors:
- the psbF gene encoding cytochrome b559 subunit beta, with protein sequence MTSGNNINQPVTYPIFTVRWLAVHTLAVPTVFFLGAIASMQFIQR
- a CDS encoding photosystem II reaction center protein J, translating into MSAGSGGRIPLWVVATIAGLGVITVVGIFFYGAYAGLGSSL
- a CDS encoding NADH dehydrogenase subunit K; its protein translation is MVLNQDLTTQDKERIINPVERPTVTQDLSENVILTTVDDLYNWARLSSLWPLLFGTACCFIEFAALIGSRFDFDRFGLIPRSSPRQADLIITAGTITMKMAPQLVRLYEQMPEPKYVIAMGACTITGGMFSVDSPTAVRGVDKLIPVDVYLPGCPPRPEAIIDAIIKLRKKIANDSMQERSQIKQTHRFYSTTHNLKPVPEILTGKYMQSDTRFNPPKELAEAIGLPVPPALLTSQTQKEEQKRG
- the ndhC gene encoding photosynthetic/respiratory NAD(P)H-quinone oxidoreductase subunit C; this encodes MFVLSGYEYLLGFFIICSLVPALALSASKLLRPKGNSLERRTTYESGMEPIGGAWIQFNIRYYMFALVFVVFDVETVFLYPWAVAFHRLGLLAFIEALIFIAILVVALVYAWRKGALEWS
- a CDS encoding photosystem II reaction center protein L; translation: MERTPNPNNQPVELNRTSLYLGLLLVFVLGILFSSYFFN
- a CDS encoding rubredoxin, which gives rise to MSEQAVENTVLDRFECRACGYVYEPEKGDDKHDIDPGTPFAELPVNWRCPVCTAKKVAFTNIGPAGTASGFKENLGYGLGVNKLTPAQKNILIFGALALGFLFFISLYGLQ
- the psbE gene encoding cytochrome b559 subunit alpha, which produces MSGTTGERPFSDIITSVRYWVIHSITIPALFIAGWLFVSTGLAYDVFGTPRPDEYYTQTRQELPIVNNRFEAKQQVEKLIQK
- a CDS encoding photosynthesis system II assembly factor Ycf48, with the translated sequence MVIVKSWQKIFALLMVVFLCIGCSKVPSTSYNPWAVVSVPTEAKLFDIGFTENPQHGFLVGSNSTLLETNDGGNTWKPLNLALDDDRYRFDSVSFSGKEGWIAGEPSLLLHTTDEGRSWSRIALSEKLPGNPIAVQALAANTAEMATDVGAIYKTTDGGKNWKAQVEAAVGVVRNLERAADGKYVAVSAKGSFYSTWEPGQNAWVPHNRNSSRRVENMGFSQDGQLWLLARGGQVQFSDPEKPEEWLDAQNPELSTSWGLLDMAYRTPNELWVSGGSANLLVSTDGGKTWEKDRDIEDVAANLYKIVFFKPDQGFIIGDRGVLLKYQPEVAKAAKTEPAA
- the psaI gene encoding photosystem I reaction center subunit VIII, encoding MVSTLFPHLFAYSTFLPSILVPTVGLILPAVTFAYLFLYIEREDLV
- a CDS encoding NAD(P)H-quinone oxidoreductase subunit J, producing the protein MADEELKPVPAAEKAIVPSGQVSQWLSENGFAHESLEADKNGVEIIKVEADFLLPIATALYAYGFNYLQFQGGIDLGPGQDLVSVYHLIKVGDNADKPQEVRVKVFLLRENPVVPSVYWIWKTADWQERESYDMLGIIYEGHPNLKRILMPEDWVGWPLRKDYISPDFYELQDAY